One Pleurocapsa sp. PCC 7327 DNA segment encodes these proteins:
- a CDS encoding DUF938 domain-containing protein codes for MNTPTDARQYAPATQRNREPILEVLLRVLPPSGNILEIASGTGEHAVFFAPRLGPRQWIPSDPNPLLLSSINAWRDRNPSDNLHPPYQIDARDSLWSIEETGIPVNAIVNINMIHISPWSACLGLMAGANRLLSPGGILYLYGPFKQDGEYTSSSNLAFDESLRAQNPEWGVRNLEDVVKAANAEDLNLLEVIPMPANNLSVVFQR; via the coding sequence ATGAATACACCGACAGATGCACGACAGTATGCACCTGCCACGCAACGCAACCGAGAACCTATTCTAGAAGTCTTATTGCGAGTACTGCCTCCTAGCGGCAATATCTTAGAAATTGCTAGCGGAACGGGAGAACATGCTGTCTTCTTCGCACCGCGCCTCGGACCTCGCCAATGGATTCCCTCTGACCCCAATCCGCTTTTGCTCTCAAGTATCAATGCTTGGCGCGATCGCAATCCATCGGATAATTTACATCCACCATACCAGATAGACGCGCGGGATTCCCTTTGGTCGATTGAAGAGACAGGAATTCCTGTAAACGCGATCGTTAACATTAACATGATTCACATATCTCCTTGGTCGGCTTGTTTGGGACTGATGGCGGGGGCAAATCGCTTGCTGTCTCCCGGCGGCATTCTCTACTTGTATGGACCTTTCAAGCAAGACGGAGAATACACATCCTCTAGCAATCTCGCCTTCGACGAATCGTTACGCGCTCAAAATCCAGAATGGGGAGTCCGCAACCTAGAAGATGTCGTCAAAGCAGCTAATGCCGAAGACTTAAATTTATTAGAAGTCATTCCAATGCCAGCTAATAACCTATCTGTAGTGTTTCAAAGGTGA
- the hisS gene encoding histidine--tRNA ligase codes for MGAIQAIRGTRDILPEEIGYWQQVETVAAQILSRALYQEIRTPIFEQTELFERGIGEATDIVGKEMYTFRDRGDRSITLRPEGTAGVVRSLIEHKLLTSGGVQRLWYKGSMFRYERPQAGRQRQFHQIGVELLGSADPRADVEVIAIATDLLQALGLKNLKLDLNSVGRGEDRIAHREALVNYFTPYKDELDKDSQERLHRNPLRILDSKDEKTQAIAQNAPRIIDHLSNESRRHFDRVQQLLTDLGIEYQINHCLVRGLDYYTHTAFEIKSDDLGAQSTVCGGGRYDGLVAELGGPDTPAVGWAIGMERLILLLQKLVSAPALVPDFYVVSKGDSAEAQALILAQKLRSVGFRVELDLSGSAFGKQFKRADRSGAIACLVLGDSEAQNNTVQLKWMATQVQQAIAQSDLLSNLDNLKQEIERHKN; via the coding sequence ATGGGTGCAATTCAAGCAATACGAGGAACGCGAGATATTCTGCCAGAAGAAATTGGTTATTGGCAGCAAGTAGAAACGGTAGCGGCACAAATTCTCAGCCGGGCGCTTTATCAAGAAATTCGCACGCCAATTTTCGAGCAAACCGAACTATTTGAGCGAGGAATCGGCGAAGCGACCGATATCGTGGGAAAAGAAATGTATACGTTTCGCGATCGCGGCGATCGCTCGATTACCTTGCGCCCCGAAGGAACGGCGGGAGTCGTTCGCTCTCTAATCGAACACAAACTCCTAACGAGTGGAGGAGTGCAGCGCCTTTGGTATAAAGGCTCGATGTTTCGCTACGAACGTCCTCAAGCAGGTCGCCAGCGACAATTCCACCAAATCGGAGTAGAACTTCTCGGCAGTGCCGATCCTAGAGCAGACGTAGAAGTGATTGCCATTGCTACTGACTTGTTGCAAGCGCTAGGACTGAAAAACCTCAAACTCGATCTTAACTCGGTGGGTAGAGGGGAAGACCGCATCGCCCATCGAGAGGCTTTAGTTAATTATTTCACGCCCTACAAAGACGAGTTGGATAAAGACTCACAAGAACGCTTACATCGCAATCCCTTGCGCATTTTAGATAGTAAGGATGAAAAAACTCAAGCAATCGCTCAAAATGCACCCAGAATTATCGATCATCTCAGCAATGAATCTCGACGGCATTTCGATCGCGTGCAGCAGTTATTAACCGATCTCGGTATCGAATATCAAATCAATCACTGCTTAGTGCGCGGATTGGATTACTACACCCATACAGCTTTTGAGATTAAATCCGACGATTTGGGGGCGCAATCTACCGTTTGCGGTGGCGGTCGCTACGATGGCTTGGTGGCAGAATTGGGAGGACCCGATACGCCTGCCGTGGGTTGGGCAATCGGCATGGAACGCCTGATTTTATTGCTGCAAAAACTCGTCTCAGCACCTGCCCTAGTTCCAGATTTTTATGTTGTCTCGAAGGGAGACTCAGCAGAAGCCCAAGCTTTAATTTTGGCGCAAAAGTTACGCAGTGTTGGATTTAGAGTAGAGTTAGACTTAAGCGGCAGTGCCTTTGGCAAGCAATTCAAACGAGCCGATCGCAGCGGTGCCATAGCTTGTTTAGTCTTAGGAGACTCAGAAGCTCAAAACAACACCGTCCAATTAAAATGGATGGCAACTCAAGTTCAACAAGCGATCGCTCAGTCCGATCTGCTCAGTAATCTAGACAACTTAAAACAAGAAATTGAAAGGCACAAAAACTAG
- a CDS encoding GNAT family N-acetyltransferase translates to MNADSETNSNLTSNSSCIIEVRDMTIDDIAPVFHLGESLFTSELYPYLYRTWDEWEVIGPYNTDPEYCLVAKVDGQLAGFILGTIISKAAWTYGYIIWLGVDKNFQRRGVADKLVDKLIERMIEDGVRYMLADTDPKNVSAVKFFARKGFGNARKHIFMSMNLSKHEYYGRLIAYERDKAERSGFRTPRRHL, encoded by the coding sequence ATGAACGCCGATTCCGAGACCAATTCCAACTTAACATCGAATTCGTCTTGCATTATCGAAGTGCGCGATATGACGATTGACGATATCGCGCCCGTCTTTCATCTCGGAGAAAGTTTGTTCACTAGCGAACTATATCCCTATCTCTATCGCACTTGGGATGAGTGGGAAGTAATTGGACCCTACAATACCGACCCTGAATACTGTTTAGTCGCGAAGGTAGACGGGCAGTTGGCAGGTTTCATCTTGGGAACAATTATCAGCAAAGCAGCCTGGACTTACGGTTATATTATTTGGTTGGGAGTGGACAAGAATTTCCAGCGTCGGGGAGTTGCTGACAAGCTGGTGGATAAATTGATAGAACGCATGATTGAAGATGGCGTTCGCTATATGCTAGCCGATACCGATCCTAAAAATGTTTCTGCGGTTAAGTTTTTTGCCCGAAAAGGGTTTGGCAATGCTCGCAAGCATATTTTTATGTCGATGAATTTAAGCAAACATGAATACTATGGCAGATTAATTGCTTACGAGCGCGATAAAGCCGAACGTTCTGGATTCCGAACCCCTCGCCGTCACCTTTGA
- a CDS encoding class I SAM-dependent methyltransferase, with product MEAQSNQTENYIHGYTAQEQQRLIEQARYWREKLILRDVKLLPGDRILEIGCGAGAVLGVLGQAFPQLQLAGIDLQASQIAYARQHLENLGLLEVDLRVGNASQLPWTDKNFNHIYNIWFLEHISNPEPILQEAYRVLKPGGTIMLNETDYRTILIYPESADYRYLQDTLCELLIYSGGNPYIGRRLGLLLQKTGFSRVNNSPWAFHYFQGENSQELRDFIEYIYAWLAPTISQMTEKLRKDEKRWRSGSEFFRSIPDLQESAASIVVYPALAIKVSD from the coding sequence ATGGAAGCACAATCTAATCAAACTGAAAATTATATTCATGGTTATACAGCCCAAGAACAACAGCGTTTGATAGAGCAAGCGCGGTATTGGCGAGAAAAACTAATTCTCAGAGATGTTAAGCTTCTACCAGGCGATCGCATTTTAGAAATTGGCTGCGGTGCGGGGGCAGTTCTTGGAGTGTTAGGACAAGCTTTTCCTCAGTTGCAGTTAGCGGGTATCGATTTACAAGCATCGCAAATTGCTTATGCTAGGCAGCATTTAGAAAATCTCGGTTTATTGGAGGTCGATCTACGAGTTGGCAATGCTTCCCAGCTTCCTTGGACTGATAAAAACTTTAACCATATTTATAATATTTGGTTTTTAGAACATATTTCTAATCCAGAACCCATCTTGCAAGAAGCATATCGCGTTCTCAAACCTGGAGGCACGATTATGCTTAATGAAACCGATTATCGGACTATTCTGATTTATCCAGAGTCAGCCGATTATCGATATTTACAAGATACACTATGCGAACTGCTGATTTACTCTGGAGGCAATCCTTATATTGGTAGAAGATTGGGATTACTGCTGCAAAAAACTGGGTTTAGTCGAGTTAATAATTCCCCTTGGGCTTTCCATTATTTTCAAGGAGAAAATAGTCAGGAACTACGCGATTTTATTGAATATATTTATGCTTGGTTAGCACCGACCATTTCACAAATGACTGAGAAGTTGAGAAAAGATGAGAAAAGATGGCGATCGGGCTCAGAATTTTTCCGTTCTATCCCGGATTTACAAGAAAGTGCTGCCAGTATCGTCGTTTACCCTGCGTTAGCAATTAAGGTTAGTGATTAG